The following proteins come from a genomic window of Paramicrobacterium humi:
- a CDS encoding MIP/aquaporin family protein, protein MALGSIFISEVVGTALLILLGGGVVANVVLAKTKGFNGGWLLINFGWGLAVYVGVVAAAVSGAHLNPAVTLGIVTSGAENFVDGVPVTVGTTFLYFGSELLGAFIGAILVYLTYKKHFDESDDPSAKLAVFSTGPEIRSYGWNLLTEIVGTFVLVFVVIAFGQHGDAKGLAALGALPVALLVLVIGISLGGPTGYAINPARDLAPRIAHAILPIKGKGPSDWGYSWVPVVGPLIGGAIGGWAGTAGLLPGLV, encoded by the coding sequence ATGGCACTTGGTTCTATATTCATCTCCGAAGTCGTGGGAACGGCCCTGCTGATCCTGCTCGGTGGCGGCGTCGTCGCCAACGTCGTGCTCGCCAAGACGAAGGGCTTCAACGGCGGCTGGCTGCTGATCAACTTCGGCTGGGGCCTCGCGGTGTACGTCGGCGTCGTCGCCGCAGCCGTCTCAGGCGCCCACCTCAACCCCGCGGTCACGCTCGGCATCGTCACGAGCGGCGCCGAGAACTTCGTCGACGGTGTACCCGTCACCGTCGGCACGACGTTCCTCTACTTCGGGTCGGAGCTGCTCGGCGCATTCATCGGCGCCATCCTCGTCTACCTGACGTACAAGAAGCACTTCGACGAGTCAGATGACCCATCGGCGAAGCTCGCCGTGTTCTCGACCGGGCCGGAGATCCGCAGCTACGGCTGGAACCTCCTCACCGAGATCGTCGGCACGTTCGTTCTCGTCTTCGTCGTCATCGCCTTCGGCCAGCACGGCGACGCGAAGGGTCTCGCCGCCCTCGGCGCGCTTCCCGTCGCGCTTCTCGTTCTCGTCATCGGCATCTCGCTCGGTGGACCGACCGGGTACGCGATCAACCCCGCCCGTGACCTGGCGCCGCGCATCGCGCACGCGATCCTGCCGATCAAGGGCAAGGGACCGAGCGACTGGGGCTACTCGTGGGTGCCCGTGGTCGGCCCGCTCATCGGCGGTGCGATCGGCGGCTGGGCCGGAACGGCAGGCCTGCTACCGGGACTCGTCTAA
- a CDS encoding glycerol-3-phosphate dehydrogenase/oxidase, whose amino-acid sequence MVSDKSGPTTARDTVRTLRERPHAQVLIIGGGINGLSTFRDLALQGVDVTVVERGDWASGASSASSHMIHGGIRYLENGEFRLVRESVQERNGLVKIAPHYVKPLETTVPIFSTFSGILSAPLRFLTHKQGKPQERGALLIKVGLCLYDSFSRDGGSVPRHTFRGRAKSLKAHPQLNPDLKYTATYYDASVHDPERLALDVLHDGLAAGPHARAANYVEAVGFDGGGVTLADTVTGERFTMTADLVVNASGPWTDLTNRALGQDTTFMGGTKGSHIVLDNPELLQATGGNEIFFEHEDGRIVLIYPLKGRVMVGTTDIDADPAEPAVCTEEEVDYFFDLVGHVFPDVAVDRSQIVYRFSGIRPLPGHGDTQPGFVSRDYRIVTGELDGTPLLSLVGGKLTTFRALGEQLGDEVLAVLGRSRSVSTLGMPIGGGRDYPATPAARTAWLAAHSDALSRERVDTLLERYGTRAASVIDELEAAGDDALQTAPDYSAQELRYLARTEQAVHLIDVLKRRTSLSFTGSVTDAVLDETARILAGEFGWDESAMAAERNSAARTLRDTHGVAVTIREESQTHA is encoded by the coding sequence ATGGTGAGTGACAAGTCTGGCCCCACGACGGCACGCGACACGGTACGAACGCTGCGAGAGCGGCCGCACGCGCAGGTTCTCATCATCGGCGGCGGCATCAACGGGCTCTCGACATTCCGCGATCTCGCCCTGCAGGGCGTCGACGTGACCGTCGTCGAACGCGGCGACTGGGCCTCGGGAGCATCGTCGGCCTCGTCGCACATGATCCACGGCGGCATCCGCTACCTCGAGAACGGCGAGTTCCGGCTCGTGCGCGAGTCGGTGCAGGAGCGCAACGGTCTCGTGAAGATCGCTCCGCACTACGTGAAGCCGCTCGAGACGACAGTGCCGATCTTCTCGACGTTCTCGGGAATCCTCTCGGCGCCGCTGCGCTTCCTTACTCACAAGCAGGGCAAGCCGCAGGAGCGCGGCGCGCTGCTCATCAAGGTCGGCCTGTGCCTGTACGACTCGTTCTCGCGCGACGGCGGCTCCGTTCCGCGGCACACCTTCCGCGGGCGGGCGAAGTCGCTGAAGGCGCACCCGCAGCTGAACCCCGACCTGAAGTACACGGCGACGTACTACGACGCGTCCGTGCACGACCCCGAGCGACTCGCCCTCGACGTGCTGCACGATGGCCTGGCTGCCGGACCCCACGCTCGCGCGGCCAACTACGTCGAGGCCGTTGGCTTCGACGGCGGGGGAGTGACCCTCGCTGACACGGTCACGGGCGAGCGCTTCACGATGACCGCCGATCTCGTCGTCAACGCGAGCGGGCCGTGGACCGACCTCACCAACCGGGCACTGGGACAGGACACGACATTCATGGGCGGCACAAAGGGCTCCCACATCGTGCTCGACAACCCGGAGCTGCTCCAGGCGACCGGCGGCAACGAGATCTTCTTCGAGCACGAAGACGGCCGGATCGTGCTCATCTACCCGCTCAAGGGCCGCGTCATGGTCGGCACGACCGACATCGACGCCGACCCCGCAGAGCCCGCCGTCTGCACGGAAGAGGAGGTCGACTACTTCTTCGACCTCGTGGGGCACGTCTTCCCCGATGTCGCTGTCGACCGCTCGCAGATCGTCTACCGCTTCTCCGGCATCCGCCCCCTGCCGGGACACGGCGACACGCAGCCCGGGTTCGTGTCGCGCGACTACCGCATCGTCACGGGCGAGCTCGACGGCACCCCGCTGCTGAGCCTCGTGGGCGGCAAGCTCACGACCTTCCGGGCGCTCGGGGAGCAGCTGGGCGACGAAGTGCTCGCCGTTCTCGGCCGCAGCCGCAGCGTCTCGACGCTCGGCATGCCCATCGGCGGCGGACGCGACTACCCGGCGACGCCCGCCGCCCGCACGGCGTGGCTCGCGGCGCACAGCGACGCCCTCTCACGTGAACGCGTCGACACGCTGCTCGAGCGCTACGGCACGCGAGCGGCATCCGTCATCGACGAGCTCGAGGCGGCAGGCGATGACGCCCTGCAGACGGCGCCCGACTACTCGGCGCAGGAGCTTCGCTACCTCGCGCGCACCGAGCAGGCCGTGCACCTCATCGACGTTCTGAAGCGTCGAACGAGCCTCTCCTTCACAGGCAGCGTCACCGACGCCGTCCTCGACGAGACGGCACGCATCCTCGCCGGCGAGTTCGGCTGGGACGAGAGCGCGATGGCCGCCGAGCGCAACTCCGCCGCTCGCACGCTGCGCGACACGCACGGCGTCGCCGTGACGATTCGAGAGGAGAGCCAGACGCACGCATAA
- a CDS encoding sugar-binding transcriptional regulator: MARTPSNPLTGKTRDALTAAQLYYLQDLTMDAIAAELHTSRSSVSRLLSHARDTGLVSIRVSSPLDAPHQIETDINRRFGVVAHVVPVPDQSSDVDRLERVALTAARILGTFVDSNMSIGVAWGATMTAVSRHLVTKHTHNSRIVQLNGAANPRTTGLVYASELLQRFGTAYGAAVQQFAVPALFDSAETKRAMWRERSVKRVLDMQREMDMTVFGLGSPFAVVPSHVYVGGYLDEDDLQAMQAAGVVGDVATVFYREDGSDDGIEINTRSSGPDLEVQRRVARRVCIVAGESKLQSLRGALAAGLVTDLIVDATTARMLLDASS; this comes from the coding sequence ATGGCCCGAACCCCCTCGAATCCGCTCACGGGGAAGACGCGCGACGCACTCACGGCCGCCCAGCTGTACTACCTCCAGGACCTCACGATGGATGCCATCGCGGCGGAGCTGCACACCTCGAGATCCTCGGTTTCTCGCCTCTTGAGCCATGCCCGCGACACCGGACTGGTGAGCATCCGGGTGTCCTCCCCGCTCGACGCGCCGCACCAGATTGAGACCGACATCAACCGCCGGTTCGGTGTCGTCGCCCACGTGGTTCCCGTGCCCGATCAGTCGAGCGACGTCGATCGCCTCGAGCGCGTCGCGCTCACTGCTGCACGAATTCTCGGCACCTTCGTCGACTCCAACATGTCGATCGGCGTCGCGTGGGGCGCGACCATGACGGCGGTTTCACGCCATCTCGTGACCAAGCACACGCACAATTCGCGCATCGTGCAGCTGAATGGCGCGGCGAACCCGCGCACGACGGGCCTCGTGTACGCGAGCGAGCTGCTGCAGCGCTTCGGCACCGCATACGGCGCTGCCGTTCAGCAGTTCGCGGTGCCCGCGCTGTTCGACTCGGCCGAGACGAAGCGGGCGATGTGGCGCGAACGCAGCGTCAAACGGGTTCTCGACATGCAGCGCGAGATGGACATGACCGTGTTCGGCCTCGGCTCCCCGTTTGCCGTCGTGCCGAGCCACGTGTACGTGGGCGGATACCTCGACGAGGACGATCTGCAGGCGATGCAGGCGGCCGGGGTCGTCGGAGACGTAGCGACGGTGTTCTACCGAGAGGACGGCTCCGACGACGGCATCGAGATCAACACGCGCTCCTCCGGCCCGGACCTCGAGGTGCAGCGCCGCGTCGCGCGGCGCGTCTGCATCGTCGCGGGCGAGAGCAAGCTGCAGAGTCTGCGTGGGGCGCTCGCGGCCGGACTCGTCACCGACCTGATCGTCGACGCGACGACGGCTCGGATGCTGCTCGACGCGAGCTCCTGA
- the ribD gene encoding bifunctional diaminohydroxyphosphoribosylaminopyrimidine deaminase/5-amino-6-(5-phosphoribosylamino)uracil reductase RibD, with product MATEREQQLMRRALELAANGPTRGVNPQVGCVIVSPDGTVLGEGWHRGAGSAHAEVDALSHVGSDAACGATAIVTLEPCNHTGRTGPCVDALLDAGIARVVYAVDDPGTVSSGGGARLAANGVSVESGVLREQAEAFLGDWLTTARSGRPLVMLKWASSLDGRTAAADGSSKWITGDQARADVHRLRTRSDAIAVGTGTVLADNPSLTARTATGELYEDQPVPVVFGIRDLPVDALLRQHPHPHVRLDGRDLESDLRTLRERGIRSLFVEGGPTLASAFVRAGLVDEFVVYLAPAVLGGDHLALTDLGVGNIAEAHRLSLIDVARVGDDVRLTLRPKGRN from the coding sequence GTGGCAACGGAACGCGAGCAGCAGCTCATGCGTCGCGCCCTCGAGCTCGCGGCGAACGGCCCGACGCGCGGCGTCAACCCGCAGGTCGGCTGCGTCATCGTCTCGCCCGACGGCACCGTGCTCGGCGAGGGCTGGCATCGCGGCGCCGGATCCGCGCACGCTGAGGTCGACGCGCTCTCGCATGTCGGGTCGGATGCCGCTTGCGGCGCGACCGCGATCGTCACTCTCGAGCCGTGCAATCACACCGGGCGAACGGGACCGTGCGTCGACGCCCTCCTCGACGCGGGCATCGCGCGCGTCGTCTACGCCGTTGACGACCCCGGCACGGTGTCGAGCGGGGGCGGAGCACGCCTCGCCGCAAACGGTGTGTCGGTGGAGAGCGGCGTGCTGCGCGAGCAGGCCGAGGCGTTCCTCGGCGACTGGCTCACCACGGCCCGCTCGGGCCGGCCCCTCGTGATGCTCAAGTGGGCGTCCTCGCTTGACGGGCGAACGGCGGCCGCCGACGGCTCGAGCAAGTGGATCACGGGCGACCAGGCCCGCGCGGACGTGCACCGGCTCCGCACGCGCAGCGACGCGATCGCCGTGGGAACCGGAACGGTGCTCGCCGACAATCCCTCACTCACCGCTCGCACGGCCACCGGCGAACTCTACGAGGACCAGCCCGTTCCCGTCGTCTTCGGCATCCGCGACCTGCCCGTCGACGCGCTGCTGCGGCAGCATCCGCACCCGCACGTGCGGCTCGACGGCCGCGACCTCGAATCCGACCTGCGGACGCTGCGCGAGCGCGGCATCCGCTCGCTCTTCGTCGAAGGCGGGCCCACACTCGCCTCGGCGTTCGTGCGCGCGGGGCTCGTCGACGAGTTCGTCGTGTACCTCGCTCCCGCCGTGCTCGGCGGGGACCACCTCGCGCTCACCGATCTGGGGGTCGGGAATATCGCCGAGGCCCACCGCCTTTCGCTCATCGACGTCGCACGCGTGGGCGACGACGTCCGACTCACCCTGCGCCCGAAGGGAAGGAACTGA
- a CDS encoding riboflavin synthase, protein MFTGIIEEIGTVASIERRGSSLRLTVRGPLAVSDAGHGDSIAVSGVCLTVVEHDAESFTADVMGQTLAVSTFEHIDVGDAVNLERAASVGERLGGHIVQGHVDGTARVASVRDEENWRVLRFHVPAEHARLIVDKGSVAVDGTSLTVSAVAPAELSEQWFEVSLIPETLTATTLGALTVGDTVNVETDIIARHVERMLARDAADWAEAGRSDS, encoded by the coding sequence ATGTTCACGGGAATCATCGAAGAGATCGGCACCGTCGCGTCCATCGAACGCCGCGGCAGCTCGCTGAGGCTCACCGTGCGCGGGCCGCTCGCGGTGTCCGACGCGGGACACGGCGACTCGATCGCCGTGTCGGGAGTGTGCCTCACCGTCGTCGAGCACGACGCCGAGAGCTTCACCGCCGACGTCATGGGCCAGACCCTCGCCGTCTCGACGTTCGAGCACATCGACGTGGGCGACGCCGTCAACCTCGAGCGCGCCGCCTCGGTCGGCGAGCGGCTCGGCGGACACATCGTGCAGGGCCACGTCGACGGCACGGCGCGCGTGGCGAGCGTGCGCGACGAGGAGAACTGGCGCGTGCTGCGCTTCCACGTTCCCGCTGAGCACGCACGGCTCATCGTGGACAAGGGCTCCGTCGCCGTCGACGGCACCTCGCTCACCGTGAGCGCCGTCGCCCCCGCCGAGCTCAGCGAGCAGTGGTTCGAGGTCTCCCTCATCCCCGAGACGCTCACGGCGACGACGCTCGGAGCCCTCACCGTCGGTGACACCGTCAACGTCGAGACCGACATCATCGCCCGCCACGTCGAGCGGATGCTCGCGCGCGATGCGGCCGACTGGGCGGAAGCCGGGAGGAGCGACTCATGA
- the ribA gene encoding GTP cyclohydrolase II: MSLATIPEALEALRAGKPVLVADDESRENEGDVILAAELATQEWLAWTIRHTSGYICAPMTNEIADRLQLPLMVTESEDPRGTAYTISVDASDRVSTGISAADRAHTLRTLGDPASTPASIIRPGHVLPLRAVDGGVRERNGHTEAAVDLMKLAGLSPVGAICEVTRDDGEMMRLPELIELGAASDVPVITIAELIRYIEANPDASSVCEASGGASVPESREVIFEVETTVPTTHGTFRIRAYRDRATGADHVAVIAGEPHAGALVRVHSECLTGEAFGSLKCECGPQLDAALDTIQRHGGVVIYLRGHEGRGIGLINKLRAYKLQEEGLDTLDANLALGLPADARDYTAASAILADLGLSEVRLLTNNPEKVHQLEAHGITVTERVPLVVGIGPFNAEYLATKRDRMGHQLEQPITPGATPN, encoded by the coding sequence ATGAGCCTTGCCACGATCCCAGAGGCGCTCGAGGCGCTGCGCGCCGGCAAGCCCGTTCTCGTGGCCGACGACGAATCGCGCGAGAACGAGGGCGACGTCATCCTCGCGGCCGAGCTTGCGACGCAGGAGTGGCTCGCGTGGACGATCCGGCACACGAGCGGCTACATCTGCGCACCCATGACGAACGAGATCGCCGACCGCCTGCAGCTGCCGCTCATGGTGACCGAGAGCGAGGACCCGCGGGGCACCGCCTACACGATCTCCGTCGACGCGTCCGACCGCGTGTCCACGGGAATCAGTGCCGCCGACCGCGCCCACACGCTGCGCACGCTCGGCGACCCCGCGTCGACGCCCGCGAGCATCATCCGCCCCGGCCATGTGCTTCCGCTTCGCGCCGTCGACGGCGGCGTGCGTGAGCGCAACGGGCACACCGAGGCCGCCGTCGACCTCATGAAGCTCGCGGGGCTCAGCCCCGTCGGCGCGATCTGCGAGGTCACGCGCGACGACGGCGAGATGATGCGCCTGCCCGAGCTGATCGAGCTCGGAGCGGCATCCGATGTTCCCGTCATCACGATCGCGGAGCTCATCCGCTACATCGAGGCGAACCCGGACGCCTCCTCGGTGTGCGAGGCCTCCGGCGGAGCGAGCGTGCCCGAGTCGCGAGAGGTGATCTTCGAGGTCGAGACGACGGTGCCGACGACGCACGGCACGTTCCGCATCCGCGCATACCGCGACCGCGCGACGGGCGCCGACCACGTCGCCGTCATCGCCGGGGAGCCTCACGCGGGTGCGCTCGTGCGCGTGCACTCGGAGTGCCTGACCGGCGAGGCGTTCGGCTCGCTCAAGTGCGAGTGCGGGCCCCAGCTCGACGCGGCGCTCGACACGATCCAGCGGCACGGCGGCGTCGTGATCTACCTGCGCGGCCACGAGGGGCGCGGCATCGGCCTCATCAACAAACTGCGCGCCTACAAGCTGCAGGAGGAGGGCCTCGACACGCTCGACGCGAACCTCGCCCTCGGGCTGCCCGCCGACGCACGCGACTACACGGCTGCCTCGGCGATCCTCGCCGACCTCGGACTGAGCGAGGTGCGGCTGCTCACGAACAACCCCGAGAAGGTGCACCAGCTCGAGGCGCACGGCATCACGGTGACCGAACGCGTGCCCCTCGTCGTGGGCATCGGGCCGTTCAACGCCGAGTACCTCGCGACGAAGCGCGACCGCATGGGCCACCAGCTCGAGCAGCCCATCACCCCGGGCGCGACCCCGAACTGA
- the ribH gene encoding 6,7-dimethyl-8-ribityllumazine synthase: MSAEGSPTLDVDGTGLTIAVIGASWHDVIMNGLIDGAVRTLEASGATFTVHRVPGSFELPVASRAALEGGADAVVALGVIIRGGTPHFEYVSDAATSGLTQVSVQTGKPIGFGVLTLDDEQQGLDRAGLPGSKEDKGREAAEAAIATAHVLATLRG, translated from the coding sequence ATGAGCGCAGAAGGCTCCCCCACACTCGACGTCGACGGCACGGGCCTCACGATCGCCGTGATCGGCGCGAGCTGGCACGACGTCATCATGAACGGACTCATCGACGGCGCCGTGCGCACGCTCGAAGCGTCCGGCGCGACGTTCACGGTGCATCGGGTGCCGGGGAGCTTCGAGCTTCCCGTCGCCTCCCGTGCCGCGCTTGAGGGCGGAGCGGATGCCGTCGTGGCGCTCGGCGTCATCATCCGTGGCGGAACGCCGCATTTCGAGTACGTGTCGGATGCCGCGACGAGCGGCCTCACGCAGGTCTCCGTGCAGACGGGCAAGCCCATCGGCTTCGGCGTGCTCACTCTCGACGACGAGCAGCAGGGCCTCGACCGGGCGGGGCTCCCCGGCTCGAAGGAGGACAAGGGCCGCGAGGCCGCGGAGGCTGCGATCGCGACCGCCCACGTGCTCGCGACCCTGCGGGGCTGA
- a CDS encoding DUF2269 family protein produces the protein METLFNVLHVVAAVFIVGPMAILPMTAMRAVRAGNGAQVAVLAKSTMIFSWLSVLVVVFGFGIMGMSEYDISISTPWILWSIILWLVAIILNLVLVVPTMNKAARALADGAAEGSGSGYPAIAAGSGLTTILLIAVVVLMVWKP, from the coding sequence ATGGAAACTCTGTTCAATGTGCTGCACGTCGTGGCGGCCGTGTTCATCGTCGGCCCCATGGCGATCCTCCCGATGACGGCGATGCGGGCCGTGCGCGCCGGAAACGGTGCGCAGGTCGCCGTGCTCGCAAAGTCCACGATGATCTTCAGCTGGCTGTCGGTTCTCGTCGTGGTCTTCGGCTTCGGCATCATGGGCATGTCGGAATACGACATCTCGATCTCGACGCCGTGGATCCTGTGGTCGATCATTCTGTGGCTCGTCGCGATCATCCTCAACCTCGTTCTCGTCGTGCCGACGATGAACAAGGCTGCGCGCGCGCTCGCCGACGGCGCGGCAGAGGGGTCGGGATCGGGCTACCCCGCGATCGCCGCGGGCAGCGGACTCACCACGATCCTGCTCATCGCCGTCGTCGTGCTCATGGTCTGGAAGCCGTAG
- a CDS encoding MFS transporter, protein MSQSQTPLATPEVPVPANPRSRVILASMVGTTIEFYDFYVYATAAVLVFPHLFFPTGDPTVALLASFAVFGAAMVARPLGAIFYGHLGDRRGRKVTLVASLLTMGIATFLIGFLPTYHQVGWFAPLLLVILRLAQGFALGGEWSGAALVATENAPKGKRAWYGTFPQLGAPIGYIIANGLFLIIAGLQPGQDGGPSEAFLSWGWRIPFLFSVVMVIVGLWVRLKLVESSAFSKTVKQGAVRKIPLGTVLRNNWRQLILGTFFMLATYVLFYLMTTFTLSYGTTAKDAAVAGLGYSYIDFVLMSIIGVVFFGIFTLLSGPWADRWGRRRTLIWVTLAIVVFGLLFVPLLNGGHVAVMAFLIIGFLLMGSTFGPMGALLPELFPTNVRYTGSGVSYNVSSILGAAVAPFIAVALWSAGGGSPFWVGIYLSAMALITLVALLVSKETKDVDMEA, encoded by the coding sequence ATGTCCCAGTCTCAGACACCTCTTGCAACACCCGAGGTTCCCGTTCCGGCGAACCCGCGCTCGCGCGTCATCCTCGCGAGCATGGTCGGCACCACGATCGAGTTCTACGACTTCTACGTCTACGCGACCGCCGCCGTCCTCGTTTTTCCGCACCTCTTCTTCCCGACCGGCGACCCGACGGTCGCGCTGCTCGCATCATTCGCGGTGTTCGGCGCCGCTATGGTCGCTCGCCCGCTCGGCGCGATCTTCTACGGCCACCTCGGCGACCGCCGCGGCCGCAAGGTCACGCTCGTCGCCTCACTGCTCACGATGGGAATCGCGACGTTCCTCATCGGCTTCCTGCCCACGTACCACCAGGTCGGCTGGTTCGCGCCGCTGCTTCTCGTGATCCTGCGTCTCGCGCAGGGCTTCGCGCTCGGCGGCGAATGGTCGGGCGCCGCGCTCGTCGCCACCGAGAACGCGCCGAAGGGAAAGCGTGCCTGGTACGGCACGTTCCCGCAGCTCGGCGCGCCGATCGGCTACATCATCGCCAACGGCCTGTTCCTCATCATCGCGGGCCTGCAGCCTGGGCAGGACGGCGGCCCGTCCGAGGCGTTCCTCAGCTGGGGCTGGCGCATCCCGTTCCTCTTCTCGGTCGTCATGGTCATCGTCGGCCTGTGGGTGCGGCTCAAGCTCGTCGAGTCGTCGGCGTTCTCGAAGACCGTCAAGCAGGGCGCCGTGCGCAAGATCCCGCTTGGCACGGTTCTGCGCAACAACTGGCGTCAGCTCATCCTCGGCACGTTCTTCATGCTCGCCACGTACGTGCTGTTCTACCTCATGACGACGTTCACGCTGAGCTACGGAACGACGGCGAAGGATGCCGCCGTCGCGGGCCTCGGCTACTCGTACATCGACTTCGTGCTCATGTCGATCATCGGCGTCGTGTTCTTCGGCATCTTCACCCTGCTGTCGGGCCCCTGGGCCGACCGCTGGGGTCGCCGCCGCACGCTCATCTGGGTGACCCTCGCGATCGTCGTGTTCGGCCTGCTGTTCGTTCCGCTGCTGAACGGCGGACACGTGGCAGTGATGGCGTTCCTCATCATCGGCTTCCTCCTCATGGGATCCACGTTCGGCCCCATGGGCGCTCTGCTGCCCGAGCTGTTCCCGACGAACGTGCGCTACACCGGTTCCGGCGTGAGCTACAACGTCTCGTCGATCCTCGGCGCCGCGGTGGCGCCGTTCATCGCCGTCGCCCTGTGGAGCGCCGGCGGGGGAAGCCCGTTCTGGGTCGGCATCTACCTCTCGGCGATGGCGCTCATCACCCTCGTCGCGCTGCTGGTCAGCAAAGAGACGAAGGACGTCGACATGGAGGCGTAG
- a CDS encoding FMN-binding negative transcriptional regulator, with translation MRHNPVYELTDPEVIARVIRENPWATIVSNASTGLVASHYPVLLEGEGDALSVVSHMGRPDEELHELGAHEMLVIVQGPHGYVSPAWYEPGPAVPTWNFVTVHLSGVPEILSDDENMAVLERLVERSENRMSHPRLLHDSPAQSEYSRRLMRGTVGFRLRAEKLVAKVKMSQSRPADTVRRITEELAGDGPYASEALAREMRDANPGV, from the coding sequence ATGCGTCACAATCCCGTCTACGAGCTCACCGACCCTGAGGTCATCGCGCGCGTCATCCGCGAGAACCCGTGGGCGACGATCGTGTCGAACGCGAGCACGGGCCTCGTCGCCTCGCACTACCCCGTGCTGCTCGAGGGCGAAGGCGATGCGCTCAGCGTCGTCTCCCACATGGGACGTCCCGATGAGGAACTGCACGAGCTCGGCGCGCACGAGATGCTCGTTATCGTGCAGGGGCCGCACGGCTACGTCTCGCCAGCCTGGTACGAACCGGGGCCGGCCGTGCCGACGTGGAACTTCGTCACCGTGCACCTGAGCGGCGTGCCCGAAATCCTGAGCGATGACGAGAACATGGCGGTCCTCGAGCGCCTCGTCGAACGATCCGAGAACCGGATGTCGCATCCGCGGCTGCTGCACGACTCCCCCGCGCAGTCGGAGTATTCGCGGCGCCTCATGCGCGGCACGGTCGGATTCCGCTTGCGCGCCGAGAAGCTCGTGGCGAAGGTCAAGATGAGCCAGTCCCGCCCCGCGGACACCGTTCGCCGCATCACCGAGGAGCTCGCGGGCGACGGCCCCTACGCGAGCGAAGCGCTTGCGCGCGAGATGCGGGACGCGAACCCTGGCGTGTGA
- a CDS encoding plasmid pRiA4b ORF-3 family protein — protein sequence MPELNETSCGMNDSVSTSSRHTWHPDAMARTWLSVSVELIGGRGTYPWPWPGRYFAVGPSHTFAQLADAINDAFARWDKSHLSMFTLADGRDIMDVETGIEFASDPFGPLEVSLDIDTTTVARTVKPGDEFRFVFDLGDDWKHLCRVHEQKIDPMEELGIRPKAPLPYWGWGEIPDQYGRRWADDEGDGPVPRRPKTLHPIATHEWPTRQRRS from the coding sequence ATGCCGGAGCTGAACGAAACCTCCTGCGGGATGAACGACTCAGTGTCGACCTCAAGCCGCCACACGTGGCATCCTGATGCCATGGCGCGAACCTGGCTCTCCGTTTCTGTCGAGTTGATCGGTGGTCGGGGGACGTATCCGTGGCCGTGGCCCGGGCGTTACTTCGCGGTCGGCCCCTCGCACACTTTCGCGCAGCTCGCGGATGCCATCAACGATGCGTTCGCGCGGTGGGACAAATCGCACCTGTCGATGTTCACGCTCGCTGATGGACGCGACATCATGGACGTGGAAACGGGAATCGAGTTCGCGTCCGACCCGTTCGGTCCTCTTGAGGTTTCGCTCGACATCGATACGACCACCGTTGCTCGTACCGTGAAACCGGGGGACGAATTCCGCTTCGTCTTCGACTTGGGCGACGACTGGAAGCACCTGTGTCGGGTCCATGAGCAGAAGATCGACCCGATGGAAGAGTTGGGAATCCGCCCCAAGGCGCCGCTTCCCTACTGGGGATGGGGAGAGATCCCAGATCAGTACGGGCGACGCTGGGCCGATGACGAGGGCGACGGCCCGGTTCCACGCCGACCGAAGACTCTGCATCCGATCGCGACGCATGAGTGGCCGACCCGGCAACGGCGATCCTAG